A DNA window from Providencia huaxiensis contains the following coding sequences:
- the serA gene encoding phosphoglycerate dehydrogenase, with amino-acid sequence MVKVSLQKDKIKFLLLEGVHQSAVDNLKAAGYTNIEYHKSALSDEELKEAIKDARFVGIRSRTHLTEEIFAAAEKLVAVGCFCIGTNQVDLDAAAKRGIPVFNAPFSNTRSVAEMVLGQLLLLLRRIPEANMQAHRGIWEKQAKGCFEARGKRLGIVGYGHIGTQLGILAEGIGMNVFFYDIENKLPLGNATQVRSLTELLNMSDVVSLHVPETPSTKNMFAKEQFDRMKPGSIFINASRGTVVDIPSLAAALESKHLSGAAVDVFPSEPAANNDPNDPFISELIKFDNVILTPHIGGSTEEAQENIGLEVASKLAKYSDNGSTLSAVNFPEVSLPVHTEDTNRFLHIHENRPGILNSINQVFTENNINVVGQYLRTSGNVGYVVIDVLMQTPNQTDEALQKLKDLPGTIRARLLF; translated from the coding sequence ATGGTTAAGGTATCTTTGCAAAAAGACAAAATTAAATTTTTACTGCTAGAAGGTGTGCACCAAAGTGCGGTTGATAACTTAAAAGCCGCGGGCTACACCAACATTGAATATCACAAAAGTGCGTTATCCGACGAAGAATTAAAAGAAGCGATTAAAGATGCACGTTTTGTAGGTATCCGTTCCCGTACTCATCTTACTGAAGAAATTTTCGCTGCAGCAGAAAAACTCGTTGCAGTGGGTTGCTTTTGTATTGGCACCAACCAAGTTGATTTAGATGCTGCGGCAAAACGCGGTATCCCTGTATTTAACGCACCATTTTCAAATACACGTTCCGTTGCAGAAATGGTATTAGGCCAATTATTACTTTTACTACGTCGTATTCCTGAAGCCAATATGCAAGCACACCGCGGTATTTGGGAAAAACAAGCTAAAGGCTGTTTTGAAGCGCGTGGTAAGCGTCTTGGGATTGTTGGATATGGCCACATTGGTACTCAGTTAGGGATCTTAGCTGAAGGTATCGGTATGAATGTTTTCTTCTATGATATTGAAAACAAACTGCCTTTAGGTAATGCAACTCAAGTTCGTTCTTTAACTGAACTTCTGAACATGAGCGATGTGGTTAGCTTACATGTGCCTGAAACCCCAAGTACGAAGAATATGTTTGCTAAAGAACAATTCGACCGTATGAAGCCTGGCTCTATATTCATTAACGCATCACGTGGAACAGTCGTGGATATCCCTTCACTGGCAGCCGCGTTGGAAAGCAAGCATTTATCAGGTGCTGCGGTGGATGTATTCCCAAGTGAACCCGCTGCGAACAATGACCCTAATGACCCATTTATCTCTGAATTGATTAAGTTCGACAATGTGATTTTAACACCGCACATTGGGGGCTCGACAGAAGAAGCTCAAGAAAATATTGGGTTAGAAGTGGCAAGTAAACTGGCTAAGTATTCAGATAATGGTTCAACATTATCTGCGGTTAACTTTCCTGAAGTTTCTTTGCCAGTGCATACTGAAGATACCAACCGTTTCTTGCATATTCATGAAAACCGTCCAGGTATTTTGAATAGCATAAACCAAGTCTTCACGGAAAATAACATTAACGTTGTCGGCCAGTACTTACGTACATCAGGCAACGTAGGTTATGTGGTTATTGATGTATTAATGCAAACGCCAAACCAAACAGATGAAGCACTCCAGAAATTAAAAGATTTACCTGGAACCATTCGTGCGCGTTTACTGTTCTAA
- the rpiA gene encoding ribose-5-phosphate isomerase RpiA — MTQDELKKAVGWAALDYVKPGTIVGVGTGSTASHFIDALATMKGQIEGAVSSSEASTQKLKSLGITVFDCNEVDSLDVYVDGADEVDHHMNMIKGGGAALTREKIVSAIAKTFVCIVDQSKLVDVLGKFPLPVEVIPMARSYVARELVKLGGTPEYRQNVITDNGNVILDVHNLNIVDPVALENTINGIAGVVTVGLFANRGADVVLMGTANEGVKTIKL; from the coding sequence ATGACTCAGGACGAATTAAAAAAAGCGGTAGGTTGGGCAGCACTTGATTACGTAAAACCGGGCACTATTGTTGGTGTTGGAACGGGTTCAACGGCTTCACACTTCATTGATGCATTAGCCACAATGAAAGGCCAAATAGAAGGTGCGGTATCAAGCTCAGAAGCATCAACTCAAAAATTAAAATCACTGGGTATTACAGTATTTGATTGTAATGAAGTGGATTCATTAGATGTTTATGTTGATGGCGCTGATGAAGTTGACCACCATATGAATATGATCAAAGGCGGTGGTGCGGCTTTAACACGTGAAAAAATTGTTTCCGCAATTGCAAAAACCTTTGTCTGTATCGTTGACCAATCTAAGTTAGTTGATGTACTAGGTAAATTCCCACTGCCTGTTGAAGTGATCCCAATGGCGCGTAGCTATGTGGCACGTGAATTGGTTAAACTGGGTGGTACGCCAGAGTACCGTCAAAATGTGATTACAGACAACGGCAATGTGATTTTAGATGTCCATAATTTAAATATCGTTGACCCTGTGGCATTAGAAAATACGATTAATGGGATTGCGGGGGTTGTGACCGTTGGGTTATTCGCCAATCGCGGTGCTGATGTTGTATTGATGGGGACTGCAAACGAAGGCGTTAAAACCATCAAGTTATAA
- a CDS encoding LysR family transcriptional regulator ArgP — translation MKRPDYRALQALDAVIRERGFERAAQKLCITQSAVSQRIKQLENLFGQPLLVRTVPPHPTEQGQKLLALLHQVELLEEQWLGDENSGSTPLLLSLAVNADSLATWFLPALNPVLGNSPIRLNIQVEDETRTQERLRRGEVVGAISIQPQALPGCLVDKLGALDYIFVASPGFAAKYFPDGVTRSSLLKAPAVAFDHLDDMHQAFVQQNFGLSPGSVPCHIVNSSEAFVQLAKQGSTCCMIPHLQIASELANGELVDLTPGLCQRRMLYWHRFAPESRTMKNVTDALLKTGRQMLKQEDEPAKS, via the coding sequence ATGAAGCGCCCTGACTATCGCGCATTACAAGCACTGGATGCCGTTATCCGTGAACGCGGCTTTGAGCGTGCGGCTCAAAAGCTCTGCATCACGCAATCTGCTGTGTCACAACGTATAAAGCAGTTAGAAAACCTGTTTGGGCAACCACTACTTGTGCGTACCGTTCCGCCGCACCCAACTGAACAAGGGCAAAAACTGCTAGCACTGCTTCATCAAGTTGAATTATTAGAAGAGCAATGGTTAGGTGATGAAAATAGTGGCTCAACCCCGTTGTTACTCTCACTTGCCGTCAACGCTGACAGCTTGGCAACTTGGTTTCTTCCTGCCCTAAACCCTGTATTAGGCAATAGCCCTATTCGGCTAAACATTCAGGTTGAAGATGAAACACGGACTCAAGAACGTTTAAGACGCGGCGAGGTGGTCGGCGCTATCAGTATTCAACCCCAAGCCTTACCGGGTTGTTTAGTCGATAAACTTGGCGCACTGGACTATATTTTTGTTGCGTCACCTGGCTTTGCGGCAAAATACTTCCCTGATGGTGTGACTCGCTCTTCGTTATTAAAAGCACCTGCGGTTGCTTTCGACCATCTAGACGATATGCACCAAGCCTTCGTACAACAAAACTTTGGTTTGTCACCGGGCAGTGTTCCATGCCATATCGTGAACTCCTCGGAAGCCTTTGTGCAGTTAGCGAAACAAGGTTCTACCTGCTGTATGATCCCACATTTGCAGATAGCCAGTGAATTAGCGAATGGTGAATTGGTTGATTTAACCCCGGGGTTATGTCAGCGACGGATGCTTTACTGGCACCGCTTCGCACCTGAAAGCCGTACAATGAAAAATGTGACTGACGCCCTATTAAAAACGGGGCGCCAGATGTTAAAACAAGAAGATGAACCCGCAAAAAGCTAG
- a CDS encoding oxidative stress defense protein, which translates to MKLKSLVLAAMVAGAAVPTMSLADPLPNGPHITTSGNAIVKATPDMATLNILVTVTAKDAAAAKAGVDKRVAEYFEFLKKNGIEKEDINAANVRTQPKYDYSSVKQKSTIEGYTATRSVEVEVKKLDQLNVLLDGALAAGLNEINSVQFGVANPQQYRDEARSQAIKNATEQANILAKGFNVQLGPVYSINYNAPAAVPYPMAERNYGGAMKASVAQDLKIDETYEQQSIDFNDQVDVVFELKR; encoded by the coding sequence GTGAAATTAAAATCTTTAGTTTTAGCTGCGATGGTAGCAGGTGCTGCGGTTCCTACCATGTCTTTGGCTGACCCGTTACCCAATGGCCCACACATTACAACTTCGGGTAATGCAATAGTGAAAGCGACTCCAGATATGGCGACGCTGAACATTCTTGTGACAGTCACTGCAAAAGATGCGGCAGCTGCGAAAGCTGGCGTCGATAAGCGAGTTGCAGAGTATTTTGAGTTTCTTAAGAAAAATGGCATTGAAAAAGAAGATATCAACGCGGCAAATGTGCGAACTCAGCCTAAATATGATTACAGTAGCGTGAAGCAAAAATCAACCATCGAAGGCTACACGGCAACACGTTCTGTTGAAGTGGAAGTGAAGAAATTAGACCAACTTAATGTCTTGTTAGATGGTGCTTTAGCCGCAGGTCTCAATGAAATCAACTCAGTACAGTTTGGTGTGGCTAACCCGCAACAGTATCGTGATGAAGCACGGTCTCAAGCGATTAAAAATGCGACAGAACAAGCCAATATCTTAGCAAAAGGCTTTAATGTCCAGTTAGGTCCTGTGTATAGCATTAACTATAATGCGCCAGCCGCGGTGCCATACCCAATGGCTGAAAGAAATTATGGTGGGGCGATGAAAGCCTCTGTTGCTCAAGACCTCAAGATTGATGAGACCTATGAACAACAGAGTATTGATTTTAATGACCAAGTCGATGTGGTATTTGAATTAAAACGCTAG
- the argO gene encoding arginine exporter ArgO produces MFSIYLQGALLGAAMILPLGPQNAFVLQQGSRKQFHLMSALLCALSDTVLIIAGVFGGSALLSQSEILMQLITWAGVAFLMWYGYGAFRTAFSPDEVILQTESRAITRWKVIVTLFAVTWLNPHVYLDTFVVLGSVGGQLENQLRPWFTAGALTASFVWFFALAILAAWFSPVLNKPRSQRIINIFVGSVMWFIAFQLAIQGLKGLGLISQ; encoded by the coding sequence ATGTTTTCGATCTATTTACAGGGTGCGCTATTAGGTGCTGCAATGATATTACCTTTAGGACCACAGAACGCATTTGTCTTACAGCAAGGAAGCCGAAAGCAGTTTCATTTAATGAGTGCATTATTATGCGCTTTAAGTGATACCGTTTTAATTATCGCAGGTGTGTTTGGTGGCAGTGCTTTACTCAGCCAGTCTGAAATATTAATGCAATTGATCACGTGGGCTGGCGTAGCATTTCTTATGTGGTATGGCTATGGTGCGTTTCGTACAGCGTTCAGCCCTGATGAGGTCATACTTCAAACGGAAAGCCGGGCTATCACAAGGTGGAAAGTGATTGTTACACTGTTTGCCGTCACTTGGCTGAATCCTCATGTTTATTTAGACACCTTTGTGGTTCTAGGTAGTGTCGGTGGACAGCTAGAAAACCAGTTACGACCTTGGTTTACGGCTGGAGCACTAACGGCGTCATTTGTGTGGTTCTTTGCATTGGCGATACTTGCTGCTTGGTTTTCACCTGTGTTAAATAAACCGCGTTCACAGCGCATTATTAACATTTTCGTGGGGAGTGTGATGTGGTTTATTGCATTTCAACTTGCGATACAGGGGCTTAAGGGACTCGGTTTGATTTCTCAATAA
- the mscS gene encoding small-conductance mechanosensitive channel MscS translates to MNTDDVTGALNDATNWFVANQDLLVQYAVNIVSAIVILIVGMMIAKWVGRGLHRVMTMKGIDSTVSDFLSAIARYTIVAFTLIAVLGKIGVQTASVIAVMGAAGLAVGLALQNSLGNFAAGVLLVVFRPLKAGEYVSIGAVEGTVQNVQIFSTTLRTADDRIIVIPNGKIIADNIINTSREPNRRQDIIVGVAYDSDIDVVKKVLGDIVAADSRIQHAKGVTIRLHDMAPSSLNYLVRFWTTNGDAWPVYWDLLEEFKRALDKHNIGIPFPQMDVHVHKQNAPIKQDAAE, encoded by the coding sequence ATGAATACTGATGATGTTACAGGCGCGTTGAATGATGCAACGAATTGGTTTGTGGCAAACCAAGATCTGTTAGTTCAGTATGCTGTGAATATCGTGTCTGCAATTGTTATCTTGATTGTCGGGATGATGATTGCAAAATGGGTCGGGCGTGGTTTACATCGCGTGATGACCATGAAAGGTATTGATTCAACAGTCAGTGACTTTTTATCAGCGATAGCACGTTATACCATTGTTGCATTCACCTTAATTGCGGTATTAGGGAAAATTGGCGTACAAACTGCTTCTGTGATCGCGGTAATGGGTGCGGCCGGTTTAGCTGTTGGCTTAGCATTACAAAACTCGCTGGGTAACTTTGCGGCAGGTGTGTTGCTGGTGGTATTTAGGCCACTAAAAGCGGGGGAGTATGTCTCAATCGGTGCTGTTGAAGGCACAGTGCAAAATGTACAAATATTTTCAACGACGTTAAGAACCGCAGATGACCGTATTATTGTTATTCCTAATGGGAAGATAATTGCTGATAACATCATTAATACCAGTCGTGAGCCTAATCGCCGTCAAGATATTATTGTGGGTGTTGCTTATGATTCTGATATTGATGTGGTGAAAAAAGTATTAGGTGATATCGTCGCTGCGGATAGCCGTATTCAGCATGCTAAAGGCGTCACTATCCGTTTACATGATATGGCTCCGTCATCATTAAATTATTTAGTGCGTTTTTGGACCACTAATGGTGATGCATGGCCTGTATATTGGGATTTGCTAGAAGAGTTTAAGCGCGCTCTGGACAAACATAATATTGGTATCCCATTCCCACAAATGGATGTTCATGTTCATAAGCAAAATGCGCCTATCAAGCAAGATGCTGCAGAGTAA
- a CDS encoding UPF0231 family protein, with amino-acid sequence MDYQFFQDITGAISAKFSMDHEAIGYWLNEEVKNDLSLLDAIEENYEKIKGSEKQWELIGHEYTLLLDDEEVMIRANQLSFETEGLEEGMSYYDNESVAFCGTDDFLLMLKDYRIFVIENR; translated from the coding sequence ATGGACTACCAATTTTTCCAAGATATCACCGGAGCTATCTCCGCTAAATTCTCGATGGATCATGAGGCTATTGGATATTGGCTTAATGAAGAGGTCAAAAATGACCTTAGTCTGTTAGATGCTATTGAAGAAAATTACGAAAAAATCAAAGGCAGTGAAAAACAATGGGAGCTTATTGGCCACGAATATACATTGTTGCTTGATGATGAAGAAGTGATGATCCGCGCCAACCAATTATCATTTGAAACTGAAGGGTTGGAAGAAGGAATGAGTTATTATGATAATGAAAGTGTTGCATTTTGCGGCACTGATGACTTCTTATTAATGCTAAAGGATTATCGAATTTTTGTTATAGAAAATAGATAG
- the acnB gene encoding bifunctional aconitate hydratase 2/2-methylisocitrate dehydratase has protein sequence MLEEYRKHVAERAAQGIVPKPLDASQVAALVELLKNPPKGEEDFLLDLLTNRVPPGVDEAAYVKAGFLAAIAKGETSSSLISPEKAIELLGTMQGGYNIHALIEALDDEKLAPIAAKALSHTLLMFDNFYDVEEKAKAGNVHAKQVIESWANAEWFKERPALAEKMTVTVFKVTGETNTDDLSPAPDAWSRPDIPLHALAMLKNARDGIEPDDAGNVGPIKQIDALNKKGFPLAYVGDVVGTGSSRKSATNSVLWFMGDDIPFVPNKRGGGVVLGGKIAPIFFNTMEDAGALPIEVDVSKLNMGDVIDIYPFKGEVRNHETGELLETFELKTDVLIDEVRAGGRIPLIIGRGLTSKARESLGLEATDVFRHAKSVAQSNRGFSLAQKMVGRACGRPGIRPGEYCEPKMTSVGSQDTTGPMTRDELKDLACLGFSADLVMQSFCHTAAYPKPVDVTTHHTLPDFIMNRGGVSLRPGDGIIHSWLNRMLLPDTVGTGGDSHTRFPIGISFPAGSGLVAFAAATGVMPLDMPESVLVRFKGEMQPGITLRDLVHAIPLYAIKDGLLTVEKKGKKNIFSGRILEIEGLPELKVEQAFELADASAERSAAGCTIKLDKAPIIEYLQSNIVLLKWMIAEGYGDRRTIERRIKGMESWLADPQLLEGDADAEYAAVIEIDLNDIKEPILCAPNDPDDARLLSDVQNEKIDEVFIGSCMTNIGHFRAAGKLLDSHKGQLPTRLWVAPPTKMDAAQLTEEGYYSVFGKSGARIEVPGCSLCMGNQARVADGATVVSTSTRNFPNRLGTGANVYLASAELAAVASLLGRLPTPAEYLQFMDKVDETAADTYRYLNFDQLSQYTEKADGVIFQTAV, from the coding sequence GTGCTAGAAGAATACCGTAAGCACGTAGCCGAGCGTGCCGCTCAAGGGATTGTCCCTAAGCCATTAGATGCGTCACAAGTAGCTGCACTGGTAGAGTTACTCAAAAACCCACCCAAAGGTGAAGAAGATTTCCTGTTAGACCTGCTGACCAACCGCGTCCCCCCTGGTGTTGACGAAGCAGCGTACGTAAAAGCTGGATTTTTAGCCGCGATAGCTAAAGGCGAAACTTCCTCTTCTCTTATCTCCCCTGAAAAAGCCATTGAACTGCTAGGGACTATGCAGGGCGGATATAACATCCATGCACTAATTGAAGCGTTGGATGACGAAAAACTTGCGCCAATCGCCGCTAAAGCACTTTCCCACACCTTACTGATGTTTGATAACTTCTACGACGTGGAAGAAAAAGCGAAAGCGGGAAATGTTCACGCGAAACAAGTTATTGAATCATGGGCAAATGCCGAGTGGTTCAAAGAGCGCCCTGCGTTAGCTGAAAAAATGACCGTAACTGTGTTCAAAGTGACTGGTGAAACTAACACAGATGACTTATCGCCAGCTCCTGATGCATGGTCACGTCCAGATATCCCATTACACGCATTAGCAATGCTGAAAAACGCACGCGATGGTATTGAACCAGACGATGCGGGTAATGTTGGCCCAATCAAGCAAATTGATGCGCTGAATAAGAAAGGTTTCCCACTAGCTTACGTGGGTGACGTTGTCGGTACTGGTTCTTCTCGTAAATCAGCGACTAACTCCGTGCTATGGTTTATGGGTGACGATATTCCATTTGTGCCAAATAAACGTGGCGGTGGGGTAGTATTGGGCGGCAAAATTGCACCCATCTTCTTTAATACAATGGAAGATGCGGGCGCATTACCAATTGAAGTGGACGTTTCTAAACTGAATATGGGTGATGTAATTGACATCTATCCATTTAAAGGTGAAGTGCGTAACCATGAAACGGGTGAGCTACTCGAAACATTCGAATTAAAAACAGATGTGCTGATTGACGAAGTCCGTGCGGGTGGTCGTATTCCACTGATTATCGGCCGTGGTTTAACCAGCAAAGCACGTGAATCTCTGGGCTTAGAAGCAACAGATGTATTCCGTCACGCGAAATCCGTTGCACAAAGCAACCGTGGTTTCTCATTAGCACAAAAAATGGTTGGTCGTGCTTGCGGTCGCCCAGGTATTCGCCCTGGTGAATACTGTGAGCCAAAAATGACCTCTGTAGGTTCACAAGATACAACTGGCCCAATGACCCGTGATGAGCTGAAAGACTTGGCTTGTCTTGGTTTCTCTGCAGATTTGGTTATGCAGTCATTCTGCCACACTGCTGCGTATCCAAAGCCTGTTGACGTCACAACGCACCATACCTTACCTGATTTCATCATGAACCGTGGTGGTGTTTCTCTGCGTCCAGGCGATGGTATTATTCACTCTTGGTTAAACCGTATGCTATTACCTGATACCGTCGGTACAGGTGGTGACTCCCATACGCGCTTCCCAATTGGTATTTCATTCCCTGCGGGTTCTGGTTTGGTCGCATTTGCTGCAGCAACAGGGGTAATGCCTCTGGATATGCCTGAGTCAGTACTGGTTCGCTTTAAAGGTGAAATGCAGCCGGGTATCACATTACGTGACCTTGTTCATGCAATCCCACTGTATGCAATCAAAGATGGTTTACTGACCGTAGAGAAAAAAGGTAAGAAAAACATTTTCTCTGGCCGTATCTTAGAAATCGAAGGTTTGCCTGAGCTGAAAGTTGAACAAGCGTTTGAATTAGCGGATGCGTCAGCAGAGCGTTCAGCAGCGGGTTGTACTATCAAATTAGATAAAGCGCCAATTATCGAATACCTGCAATCGAATATCGTTCTATTAAAATGGATGATAGCAGAAGGCTATGGTGATCGTCGTACTATTGAACGCCGTATCAAAGGGATGGAAAGCTGGTTAGCGGATCCACAACTGCTAGAAGGTGATGCAGATGCGGAATACGCAGCAGTCATTGAAATTGACCTGAATGACATCAAAGAGCCAATTCTGTGTGCACCAAATGACCCAGATGACGCACGTTTATTGTCTGATGTGCAAAACGAGAAAATTGATGAAGTCTTCATCGGTTCTTGTATGACAAACATTGGCCACTTCCGTGCAGCAGGTAAGTTATTGGATTCCCACAAAGGCCAATTACCAACGCGTTTATGGGTTGCGCCACCAACTAAGATGGACGCAGCACAATTAACTGAAGAAGGTTACTACAGCGTCTTTGGTAAGAGTGGTGCGCGTATTGAAGTTCCAGGGTGTTCACTGTGTATGGGTAACCAAGCACGTGTAGCTGATGGAGCAACGGTCGTTTCCACTTCAACGCGTAACTTCCCGAACCGTTTAGGGACAGGTGCGAATGTTTACCTCGCATCAGCAGAACTGGCAGCGGTAGCCTCTTTATTAGGTCGTTTACCAACACCAGCAGAATATCTGCAATTTATGGATAAGGTCGATGAAACAGCAGCGGATACCTACCGTTACTTGAACTTTGACCAGTTATCACAATATACCGAAAAAGCGGATGGCGTGATTTTCCAAACAGCCGTGTAA
- a CDS encoding VOC family protein, which translates to MELKPTAILIHVPDVQAGLAWYQQAFPQAKAEYLPEFDFTLLHVGDFTIEVVQADKKVSEGKKGTVLYWQVDNFDLAFEHFTQLGAKLYRGPMLIDGNNRMCQLEDPFGNLIGLKGR; encoded by the coding sequence ATGGAACTAAAACCCACTGCAATTTTAATTCATGTCCCTGATGTTCAAGCAGGTTTGGCTTGGTATCAGCAAGCTTTTCCACAAGCAAAGGCAGAATACTTGCCTGAATTTGATTTCACCTTACTGCATGTCGGAGACTTCACGATAGAGGTGGTGCAAGCGGATAAAAAAGTCAGTGAAGGGAAAAAAGGAACGGTATTGTATTGGCAAGTCGATAATTTTGATTTGGCTTTTGAGCATTTCACTCAACTAGGGGCAAAACTGTACCGCGGGCCAATGTTAATAGATGGTAACAACCGAATGTGCCAACTTGAAGACCCGTTTGGCAATTTAATTGGTTTAAAAGGGCGGTAA
- a CDS encoding DUF3969 family protein: MTRLNYSISDKQTSKFISLLTLGVLTALDKNLISIDEAEGFVFKPYLAKLLEQMGSDEKLIGIINLGCELDDVECLIPEQLQASIEELIQKTITVISQSEDFGRLIDKEINIIDD; this comes from the coding sequence GTGACTAGGCTTAATTATAGTATTAGTGATAAACAGACGAGCAAATTTATAAGCTTATTAACTTTAGGTGTATTAACTGCATTAGATAAAAATTTGATATCGATTGATGAGGCAGAAGGATTTGTTTTCAAACCTTATTTGGCTAAACTACTCGAACAAATGGGTTCAGATGAAAAATTAATAGGGATAATTAACCTAGGTTGCGAATTGGACGATGTTGAATGTTTAATTCCAGAACAGCTCCAAGCTAGTATTGAGGAATTAATACAGAAAACCATCACAGTAATTTCACAAAGTGAAGATTTTGGTCGGTTAATTGATAAAGAAATTAATATTATTGATGACTAA
- the lpdA gene encoding dihydrolipoyl dehydrogenase has protein sequence MSTEIKAQVVVLGAGPAGYSAAFRCADLGLETVLVERYSTLGGVCLNVGCIPSKALLHVAKVIEEAKALAEHGIVFGEPKTDISKVRLWKEKVINQLTGGLAGMAKGRKVTVVNGFGKFTGANTLVVEGENGSTTINFDNAIIAAGSRPIQLPFIPHEDPRIWDSTDALELTEVPERLLVMGGGIIGLEMGTVYHALGSQIDVVEMFDQVIPAADKDVVKVFTKQISKKFNLLLETKVTAVEAKEDGIYVSMEGKKASAEPQRYDAVLVAIGRVPNGKNLDAGKAGVEVDDRGFIRVDKQMRTNVPHIFAIGDIVGQPMLAHKGVHEGHVAAEVISGLKHYFDPKVIPSIAYTEPEVAWVGLTEKEAKEQNISYEVATFPWAASGRAIASDCSEGMTKLIFDKQSNRVIGGAVVGVNGGELLGEIGLAIEMGCDAEDLALTIHAHPTLYESIGMAAEIYEGSITDLPNAKAKKKK, from the coding sequence ATGAGTACTGAAATTAAAGCCCAAGTGGTTGTGCTTGGTGCAGGCCCTGCAGGCTATTCTGCGGCTTTCCGTTGCGCTGACTTAGGTTTAGAAACTGTTTTAGTAGAACGTTATTCAACCCTTGGTGGTGTTTGTTTAAACGTTGGTTGTATTCCTTCTAAAGCGTTATTGCATGTTGCAAAAGTGATCGAAGAAGCAAAAGCTTTAGCAGAACATGGTATCGTTTTTGGTGAGCCAAAAACTGACATTTCCAAAGTTCGCTTATGGAAAGAAAAAGTCATTAATCAGCTGACGGGTGGTCTGGCTGGTATGGCTAAAGGCCGTAAAGTTACCGTAGTTAACGGCTTCGGTAAATTCACAGGTGCCAACACGCTGGTTGTTGAAGGTGAAAATGGTAGCACAACTATCAATTTCGATAACGCAATCATTGCTGCGGGTTCCCGTCCAATTCAATTACCATTCATTCCACATGAAGACCCACGTATTTGGGATTCAACAGATGCATTAGAACTGACTGAAGTTCCTGAGCGTCTGCTGGTTATGGGTGGGGGTATCATCGGTTTAGAAATGGGGACTGTGTATCATGCACTGGGTTCTCAAATCGATGTGGTTGAAATGTTTGACCAAGTCATCCCAGCAGCTGACAAAGATGTGGTTAAAGTATTCACCAAACAAATCAGTAAAAAATTCAATCTGCTGTTAGAAACTAAAGTAACGGCAGTTGAAGCGAAAGAAGACGGTATCTACGTTTCTATGGAAGGTAAAAAAGCTTCTGCAGAACCACAACGTTATGATGCAGTATTAGTGGCAATCGGTCGTGTTCCTAACGGTAAAAACTTGGATGCAGGCAAAGCAGGCGTTGAAGTTGATGACCGTGGCTTTATCCGTGTGGATAAACAAATGCGCACTAACGTTCCACACATCTTCGCTATTGGTGATATCGTTGGTCAACCAATGTTGGCTCACAAAGGTGTTCATGAAGGTCACGTTGCCGCAGAGGTTATCTCTGGTCTGAAACATTACTTTGACCCGAAAGTTATTCCATCCATCGCCTATACTGAGCCAGAAGTTGCATGGGTTGGTTTAACTGAGAAAGAAGCGAAAGAACAAAATATCAGCTATGAAGTTGCAACTTTCCCATGGGCTGCGTCAGGTCGTGCAATTGCATCTGACTGCTCAGAAGGTATGACTAAACTGATTTTCGACAAGCAATCTAACCGTGTTATCGGTGGGGCGGTTGTCGGCGTGAACGGTGGTGAATTACTGGGCGAAATCGGCTTAGCAATTGAAATGGGTTGTGATGCAGAAGACTTAGCATTAACTATCCATGCTCACCCAACACTGTACGAATCAATCGGTATGGCTGCTGAAATTTACGAAGGTAGCATTACTGATTTACCAAACGCAAAAGCGAAAAAGAAAAAATAA